CAGACTGACAGTGAGTCATGCGATTGGTTCCAAGGTAAGGGCAAGACTTTTGCATTTCAGAGCTTTAATAAATTCCTGCATATTATTATGCACTCAATCGCCAGCAATAGTCAACAAAATAtctaaagaaacaaaatttagaaaacattGCTAAATCCTTTCATAATATGATGAATGCCTTAAGTTGAAATTGGAGCCAAGACACAGTGGgcaagaattattattttacaaaattaaatatattttaatgcagaataaattaaaaagtcgaattatgatcaaaatgacattctgcccGCTTACAAATCAGTATCAGTATGAtaaagatattaatatttgactTCGGTTAAATTCTCTAAGAACTGTAAACGTCAAAATTTATGCCAGTAAAATTATTTCGGTTACGGCTTAGCTTACGTTACTAAAAAcgaaatgattatttttagttagcGGCTCCGGGAATAATTTCcagtgtaattaaaattttttatttgtagaattaaattacaatcttaaatatttttccatgGACGATtagttttaaatctttaaaaagaTGCATAGATATAACCAAGTCTCAGCTCTGTAATTCTAAATGTATGCTAGCTTTCAATTaaccataaatataaattataaattcctactttaacaaataataaatagaggTTACCACCAAGAAAAAGAATTTTCTTTACctactaaattttttaagctaccaaatttattagttttcttATTTCCTAGTGCTAAAAGTATATCCagataaataaagaaattgatATACAAATTCAAAGTGTAAAATACTCGAAATCCGAATCAGAGCTTACAAGATGTGAAAAGCATTTCTTTTTGCAGCTTTGATGGTGACTGATGTCTTATTTTGCAGGTGTTGGTTGGTTTTAGGCCTTAATTCGTTGATGCTTGTTGTCTGGATTTAGCATAATTTGGTTGTTTTTCTTGTGGTTGCACCTCAATTCTCAATTCTGTGGCTGAAATGAGTTTTCGTTCAGTTCGTCGTGATGTTGCGGTGGCTTCCTGACAGCcaatttgcatttggttttatgtgccacaacaacaacaacaacaacagtgactTTTGTGGCTGAATAAGTCTACAAGTGATTCAGGCATACATTGACATAGAACCGCAGCAACTCTACAGCAAACACGAACAGTGCCAGAAACAatccgcaacaacaacaacgccaggCCAGCCGAAAGTCCTCCACATTCAAGGGACTCATTGGGATCGGTGTACTATAATCCTTGAATTGCATTTTTCCCGCTTTTACCATGTCGTAGAGACTGTGTTGCATCCAGTGCAAGAGAAGTCCCGACTGCTGAGTCCTCATGGTGTATAGCTTCAATATCCCCCGGTATATAGAATCATCAGTCAGTAGAATGCTATCGGGAGTACTTCCATGCAGACATATGTCGGAATAGCGAAAGAGCGGACGTTGAAAGTGTCGCTGTTGCTCCTCAAACAGAATCCACTTGGTCGAGGTAACACTGTACGCCCAACTGGTGTTGAGGGAGCTGCGCATTCTAAAGAACTCAGCTAGACTGTCAGTCAGTCTAAAAGCCGACGCATATTTTGCCCGAAACTCATCCGACAGCATATCAAACTCAGCTCTTAAGCCAAAGATGTGTAGATCCGATTCCAGTAAATCTTCAAAGCTATTGATATGGGTTTTCTCTGGGCGTCGTATCAGCAGCTGATACAGTTGAGCCAGGCAAAGACTTAGCAGAAATAGAGCCAATAATCTGGGAGCTAGACGCCAACAACGCCAACAATGATGAATCCAGAGAGGCAGACGGTTGAATTTAACTCCTCGGTGTAGGTATAAACACAGAAAGCTCACTAATAGCAATGTTAATGCCTTGTTCTCCAGAATGTGCTTAAATAACACACTTCTTCCCATCGGACGCTCTAATGGCATCATAATGCACCAATTTGCAGAGTATATGGGATATGAATATTGTTGAAACCTGAAATTAGTTTAAAGTatagaatatattattaaatactttcttttctataaattatattttatttaaaaaaattttgtcataaaaattttatccaAAACTGAATGAAAGTTATCCACTGTGCATTAGGGTgcatctattttattttttacaaattaaggGCTACccaaattcttaatataatgCCAATTCTAAGAAGtattcaccaagaaaccatatttctaaaatcaataccTACTCCCcgatttttgattcaaaaattgcgtgcttttttttttttttttttaaatttgtttttaactcGAAAAATCTTAGAtggtataaaattaatttgagtgacaatctttaaatttttttgggcACAAATCGATGCAAATCTTTGGcccaaaaattgttaaatttcccCGACTCTATTTGTTTaccttttatatatattcttcgcAGACGCAGATACTAGACCAAAATCCACGGTGCCATTTCTGGTAAACTCCAGAATATGCGATTCGGATAAAAGTCTTCCTGCTCTCCACGTTGGATGCAATGGGATTAAATTGGCGCCAAGATTGCTGGCAAATGTTTTTATGAAATGCCACATGAAACCCGAGAGATGCCTCTTGCCACTGGCATCGCGATGGAGAATCGTATTTGGTTCAGAATAACCATGCAAGACTCGCAATTCGTAGCCTTTAAGATCCTTCAGCTGATTGGGAAACAAATCTTCtggctttttaataaaatccaaACGTTGCTGGATTAACGTAAACTGTGGAAATACTTTGTAGCTGTAGAGTTTTAATGGAGTTGTAGCATGttgaaaatacaacaacaagttgagcATACTTCTTCTCCATAAACATTTGAGTATGTCCAAGGCCAGATAATCCTCTTGTGGAACTTTATTAAGACTTGCCAGCTCGATTAGCACTCGGACATTCTGCAAAGGACTTACACTCTTCAATAATCCCTCCAGTTCAGTCTTGTAGAGTTGCTCAGATAGACATGCCAGCACAAAGAATTCTTTGTTGTGTTGTTCCTTCAATGTATAATGTGGCAATTGTGTGTGCCACACCCACGTTGGCTGGGAGGTGAAATTCTGTTGCTGATAACAGCTCCAATTGCATTCGCGATTATTTGGATTATAATAAAAGATGCTTCTCTCTCCAATCATTTGCATTATCAAAGCGTACAGAGAATACAATTCCGAGACACAATTCTTGTTTCCATTAAACCACATGATTTATTGTGAAAAAGGACTAgggaaaatatagaaaaattattcatttatttattacatttttattaaaatgaaataaaaattaataaagaatttaaagcCCAACTGAATagttgaaaatgtaaaattaataattcatgaacaagaaaatgtaaattttctaattgttACTTTCAttcttcatttaaattcaGTGTCGAATGCTTATAGTATTTTttcaaacaaagaaaaataaataaaaatgtgagcAACAGCAAGCTGTAGAATTTTTGAGAggaatatttgttttttttaagagttttggCAAACAAATAACGCGACTCTTTTGTTATTCCCTACAGCTGTAGAGCTtgaagcaaaaatataatatttaaacaagttttttgtttgcatgTCAAAGTTCATTCGGGAGTTCTTTATGtgtgtaataaaatttaatgatcgTCGCAACGGATCCTTAAGCGACAATGGCTCAAGCAGCTGCAGAGAAAGTTATATGAACCTCTCCCATCTCAATTTTGAGGTCAGCATGCAAAACTTTGCTGAAATTTCAGTGTCGACCTTCGAGACGCAGTGAAAAGAGtatttttcatattcttttttttttttttaaa
The genomic region above belongs to Drosophila innubila isolate TH190305 chromosome 3R unlocalized genomic scaffold, UK_Dinn_1.0 2_E_3R, whole genome shotgun sequence and contains:
- the LOC117789540 gene encoding uncharacterized protein LOC117789540 — translated: MWFNGNKNCVSELYSLYALIMQMIGERSIFYYNPNNRECNWSCYQQQNFTSQPTWVWHTQLPHYTLKEQHNKEFFVLACLSEQLYKTELEGLLKSVSPLQNVRVLIELASLNKVPQEDYLALDILKCLWRRSMLNLLLYFQHATTPLKLYSYKVFPQFTLIQQRLDFIKKPEDLFPNQLKDLKGYELRVLHGYSEPNTILHRDASGKRHLSGFMWHFIKTFASNLGANLIPLHPTWRAGRLLSESHILEFTRNGTVDFGLVSASAKNIYKSLCLAQLYQLLIRRPEKTHINSFEDLLESDLHIFGLRAEFDMLSDEFRAKYASAFRLTDSLAEFFRMRSSLNTSWAYSVTSTKWILFEEQQRHFQRPLFRYSDICLHGSTPDSILLTDDSIYRGILKLYTMRTQQSGLLLHWMQHSLYDMVKAGKMQFKDYSTPIPMSPLNVEDFRLAWRCCCCGLFLALFVFAVELLRFYVNVCLNHL